The genomic segment AAGGCAACAAAGGATCGTCCTCTGCCGCTCTGCATCCCGACATGACCGGGATCGCCGTTGTCCTCCGGGCACCAAAGACGTCCGTCGTGGAGGACGTTCGTTCAGGTGATATTCCTCACGTCAAGGCGGCAAATCGTTCCCCCAGAGCGAGTTGCCTTTTTGGCACTGTCTTTGCCATTGACGTGGATTAGCGAAGATCAAGGAGGCACACCATGAGAGCTCTGTCAGGTTGGATCGTCGGCATTCTGGGCCTGGGCTTGGCGATGGGCAGCATCGTCTTCCGCACTTCCGCGGAAAGCGCCCGCGATGGGCAGGAGCTCACGACGAACGTTGCGAACTTGCCCGCTGTCGATTGCGGGAATGGACGTGAGGCGATTGTCGAGCAGGTCCTGGAAAACGGCGCCACCGTGGCTCGCATCCGTTGCCGCGCCCTCGAGCGGGCGAGCGCCGTTGCGGCCGCTCCTAGACTCGAAGCGCCCGTGCGCGTAGTAGAGGCAACGCCGGCGCAAAGGAGTGAACCAGCCCCGGTGACAAAGGAGTCTTCGCGATCGCTCAAGGATAGCGTGCTCATCATCGGCGGGGCCGCCGGCGCCGGCGCGGGCATCGGTGCCATCGCCGGCGGGAAGAAGGGCGCCGCACTCGGTGCTGCAATCGGTGGCGTTACCGGGACGGTTTACGACCTCTCCACCCGTAAGAAGAAGTAACGCCCGAAAGCCACCCTTCCTGCGGTTTCCCACCGCGGGGAGGGTGTGTGTGAATCCAGTCGTGTCTAATTCACGACGCAGGCGCCCGATCCGGGCGGCTCCGGGTCGATCACGTTCAGGGTCGCACGGAGATTGAAACTGGTTCGGACGTTATTTCCGTTCTCGTCTCTCCCCGCAATCTCACCGGACACGAGCAGGGGACCGACAGGGTCATCCGACCGCCCCCCCAGGGGGTAAACCCGACTGCCGCCTCCAACCAGAACGCTTGCCATGGCACCATACCGCTCGTCGATCGTGGCCCGGTCGAGGACATCGCTTGCGATCTCGAACCCGGTGCCCTCGTCCACGACCCGGTACGACAAAGAGTCGAGAAAGACTCCGACGAAGCTCGTCTCCCTGACTCGCAGGCCCACGGCGACGCTGTAACCCGCGAAGCAATTGCCATGAAAGAATTGCGGCGTCGCGGTGGCGGGCTCGACGAGCTCGACGGTGAGTTGGGCGGGATCGGAACCGCACCCGAGGAGATAGAGAAGCGCGACCACCGCCGCAAAGCACCGTGTGGCCGCATCCATGATACGCCCTGTCTCGGCCATGATTATAGACGGTCGCGAACAACCCGCCAGAGCATTTGAATGCACCGGACAGAATGTAATGTGCCTTACGATCCTTGGAGGAGACGAGGATCCAGCACAAACCTGGACCGGGAAACGACCCGGAACCGTGCCGCCTCGGGGTGCGCCGGGTTCAGCAGGAAATTGTGCTCTTGCGGGATGACCGCTGACGGAACCCGCAAGACGGCGCTCTCGGCACCATCGAGCCATTCATCTCCTAGTTCGCGCAGAATCGGGGGGCCCGGATAGGCGCGCCAGTTTCGCGGGAGAGCGCGCGCAAGGATGGACTTCATCGAGATCTCGTTCGGAATCTCTATTTCGATCTGAACGAGATCGTCCGGAAGGAGATCCCTATCCGTGTGGACGAGAACCTCGAGCGCGGCGAGCGAAAGAGTCGACGACGTGTAGACGATTCTACGGCCTCGAGAGTGCCACCGACCGGAAGCGAAAAGCCCGCCTCGGCCGCTCAGCGGACGACGGGCGTGCCGCGATCGGCTGATCCGCCAAAGGCGCACGAAATATTCCTGACTGCTGGCAAAGTGCGAATTCTTTGTCTCGGATCGGGGCTAACTATAGATCCCGTGGCTCAGTCGCAACAAGAGATCTTCGACTTGTTGCTGCCCGACCTCGGTATCGAGGTACGAAAGCGGCGTTTCTCCTCCGAGCGCCCGATTGGGCCGGGTGAGCCAATGCCGGGCTTTGTCGATAGAGCCGAGGACTTCGGCTGCGAGAAGCAAGACGTGGGCCACGCGGTATAGTCGGTCCGATTCGATGGGCGAGAGCTGGCCCTGGTCTTTCCTTCGCGCCAGCGTCCGCGTGGCAACCCCGAGAAGCCTTGCCAGCTGCAGCGAGCTCATCTCCAGCGCATCGACTAGTGCATCGAACGCAGCGAATGGAAGTCCCTCGCGCAAGGCGCGCTGCATGTCGCCCGGGGCCCGAATCTTGCCGTGGAAGACCTCGCGGCCTCCTAGCAGATCGGCCACACGCTTCGACTGGTCGGCCATCATTGATGCCATATGGCCTCAATGATACGGCCAATTGGCGTTTCAGTCAAAGAGGTCAGGGAGCGGCACCGACGATGTTCCATTCATCGACATTCGTCTTATAGTAGCCCTCGAATGGTCTTCCTCCTGATCCTGTTGCTGGCCGATTGGCCTCAGTTTCTCGGCCCCGAGCGCAACGGCACATACGACGGGCCGCCGATTCGTGGCGATGCGCCGAAGCTCGTCTGGCAAACGGGTGTCGGGGCCGGCTTCGCCGGACCGGTGGTCGTTGGAGAGCGCCTCATCGTGTTCCATCGAGAGGAGGATCGGGAGATTATCGAGGCGCTCGAACGCAAGACGGGCCAGCCGCTGTGGCAGCGCCATTACCCCACGAGCTACCGCGATGACTTCGGCTTCGACGAGGGGCCGCGCTCGGTTCCCGTGGTCGTGAAGGGCGTCGTGTATACCTTCGGAGCGCAAGGCGTGCTGTCCGCCGTGGAGCTCGAGACGGGCAGAGCTCTGTGGTCGGTGGACACCCGCAAGCGGTTCCGGGTCGTCAAAGGCTTTTTCGGTGCGGCGGGCTCGCCCGTCGTGGAAGACGGTCGTGTTCTGTTGAACGTGGGTGGCCGCGACGCGGGCCTCGCCGCCTTTGATGCGGCGACGGGAGAGGTCCTGTGGACCGCGGGGAAGGACGAGGCCAGCTACTCCTCACCGGTGACGGCGAGCTTCGCTGGCAAGAGGCTCGCGCTTTTTTTCACTCGCGACGGTCTCGTCGCCGTGGATCCGGCGACGGGCGAAGAGAAGCATCGTCTCCAGTGGCACTCGCGCTCCCGCGCCTCGGTGAACGCCGCGTCGCCGCTCGTGGTCGGCGACATCGTGTTTCTTTCCGCGAGCTACGGCACGGGCGCAATCGCACTCGCCGTCGAACCGGGCGGTCTCGAGACTCTCTGGTCGGGAGACGAGTCTTTGTCGAACCACTACGCGACGAGCGTTCAGCGCGACGGGATCCTGTACGGTTTTCATGGACGGCAGGAGTACACGCAGAGCTTTCGCGCGGTCGAGCTACGAACCGGGAAGGTCCTTTGGAGTGAGGATGGATTTGGCGCGGGAACGGTTACCCTTGCCGCGGACAAGCTCGTGATCGTGCACGAGTCGGGTGAGCTCGTCATCGCCGGTGCGGAAGCCGAGCGCTATCGCCCCATCTCGCGCGCGAAACTCATCCCCGGTGTGATTCGGGCCTATCCCGCGTTGTCCGATGCCATTCTGTACGTCCGAAACTCCAAGACGCTCGCCGCGTTCGACCTCGCCGACGGGAAATAGGCGGCAAAGCCGGTTATTGATTGTCGTTCTCGGTAGCATCAGGGCTGTCGGGTACGAAGACCATCCCATCGGGTCCTTCTCCGGCGTCGTGGGTCGCGATCACTTTGAGCGCGCTCACGTCGATTACCGACAACGTTCCCTCGCCGGTGTTGGCCACGAAGGCCTGGCGCCCGTCGCGCGAGAAGAGGACCCCACCGGGCTCGCGGCCGACCGGGAAACGCGCGGTGACGGCCTTGCTGTCGAGATCCAGGACCTGGACCTGGTGAGAGGCTCGGTGCGTCACGAGAGCCCGGCGCCCGTCCGGAGAGCAGGCGATCCGTACCGGAGCTTCACCGACCGGGATTCGCCCGGACGGCTCGAGCGACGAAGTGTCGAAAAGGATCACGTCGTTGTCGTTTCGGTTGGCGGCGAGCAGTAACCTGCCGTCGGGCGTAAGAGCAATCCCTTCGGCACCCCTGCCGGCGGCGGCGTGCTCGAGATGGCCCGGACTCGTCGTATCGAGCCTCGTGACCGAATGCGATTCTCGGTTCGTCAGGTACGCCACATCTCCCGTTGGCGATAGCACGACCATGTGGGAGCCTTGCATCTCGGTCGGGTAGCTCTCTTTGATCTCGAGCGTCTCCACGTCGATCGCGACCAAGAGACTCTTCTGCTCGACCGTCAAGAAAAGAGTGGTCCCGTCGGGGTGGACGGCCATCCCGTGCGGGTAGGCGAAAAGCGGAGATTCGAGGCGACGCCGCTCCGTCCCGGAAGCGACGTCGACAACGGAGACGGTGTTGCTCCTGGAGTTCGCGGTGAAAGCGACCCGTCCATCGGGGGTCACCGCCACTTCATGCGGATTCCCTCCCACCGGCACCGAGCGCGTCACCTTGCCCGCGTTGGTGTCGAAGAAGAGGAGCGTGTCGGCCGTCTTGTCGGCGATGAGAATCGTCTCGGCAGACACCACCGTGCAGTCGAGAAGAGCTAGAAAAATAACGAACGTCGTTGACTTCATGGAATCCTTCCTTGTTCTGGACGAATCCAACTCATCGTTCCCGTAGCTCTGACAACGAAGCGAGGCGCTTCGCGAGAGCGACGACGTAGGCGGCGCAGGTGGCCCCGAGCTCACGGCGGAACTCCGGATCGTTGTACTCGGAATTCGAGATGATGCGGACCGCGAGAAACGGCACTCCGTAGAGGTGGGCCACCTGGTGAACCGAAGCGCTCTCCATATCCTCGCTCACGATGCCGAACCTCTCTTTCGCCCAGAGGAGCTTGTCCACCTCACGGTTCCACTCGTCGGCCGAGCCCACCACGCCGCGAATCAGCCTTCCCTCGTCATACGGGGTCTCGAGGGCGGCGTCGAGCAGAGCCGGATCGGCGACGAAACGCTCGAACAGAACCCGCTCCCCGTTCAGGCGAAGCCAACGGGGAAGGATCTCCCATTGATCGATATCGATCCCTTCGCCCCGCTTTCTCGGCTTCGTGCGAATGGAACCGAACGGTGCACTGGCTTCCCCGAGAACGATGTCTCCGACACCCAGCGAAGCGTCCGTTGCTCCAGCGGTGCCCTGGTTGATGATGGCTCTCGGGGTGTAGTCTCGAATGAGCAGAGTCGTCGCCACCGCGGCGTTCACCATGCCGACCTCGGTGCGAGAGATCACGACCGCCCTCCCGCCAATCTTTCCTTCCCAGAAGCTGAAGCCGTCGATGACGCGCGGCTCGGGGCTCCCCACGGCTTCGATCAACGGACCGAGCTCGGAGTCGACCGCGCCCTGTATGGCGAGGGGAGTCTCTTGCGCCGCAAGGGCCGTGGCGAAGAAGACGGCGACCAGTCGCAGGATGGGAAAGCGGCTCACGGGTGATTCACCGGGACGAGCCTCCTCATTTCGGGAGCTTCGACGGGACCGTTGCGGGCGCGCAACGAGTCGATCACGAT from the Vicinamibacteria bacterium genome contains:
- a CDS encoding PQQ-binding-like beta-propeller repeat protein, whose translation is MVFLLILLLADWPQFLGPERNGTYDGPPIRGDAPKLVWQTGVGAGFAGPVVVGERLIVFHREEDREIIEALERKTGQPLWQRHYPTSYRDDFGFDEGPRSVPVVVKGVVYTFGAQGVLSAVELETGRALWSVDTRKRFRVVKGFFGAAGSPVVEDGRVLLNVGGRDAGLAAFDAATGEVLWTAGKDEASYSSPVTASFAGKRLALFFTRDGLVAVDPATGEEKHRLQWHSRSRASVNAASPLVVGDIVFLSASYGTGAIALAVEPGGLETLWSGDESLSNHYATSVQRDGILYGFHGRQEYTQSFRAVELRTGKVLWSEDGFGAGTVTLAADKLVIVHESGELVIAGAEAERYRPISRAKLIPGVIRAYPALSDAILYVRNSKTLAAFDLADGK
- a CDS encoding 5'-methylthioadenosine/S-adenosylhomocysteine nucleosidase — its product is MSRFPILRLVAVFFATALAAQETPLAIQGAVDSELGPLIEAVGSPEPRVIDGFSFWEGKIGGRAVVISRTEVGMVNAAVATTLLIRDYTPRAIINQGTAGATDASLGVGDIVLGEASAPFGSIRTKPRKRGEGIDIDQWEILPRWLRLNGERVLFERFVADPALLDAALETPYDEGRLIRGVVGSADEWNREVDKLLWAKERFGIVSEDMESASVHQVAHLYGVPFLAVRIISNSEYNDPEFRRELGATCAAYVVALAKRLASLSELRER
- a CDS encoding RES family NAD+ phosphorylase, whose amino-acid sequence is MRLWRISRSRHARRPLSGRGGLFASGRWHSRGRRIVYTSSTLSLAALEVLVHTDRDLLPDDLVQIEIEIPNEISMKSILARALPRNWRAYPGPPILRELGDEWLDGAESAVLRVPSAVIPQEHNFLLNPAHPEAARFRVVSRSRFVLDPRLLQGS
- a CDS encoding antitoxin Xre/MbcA/ParS toxin-binding domain-containing protein, giving the protein MASMMADQSKRVADLLGGREVFHGKIRAPGDMQRALREGLPFAAFDALVDALEMSSLQLARLLGVATRTLARRKDQGQLSPIESDRLYRVAHVLLLAAEVLGSIDKARHWLTRPNRALGGETPLSYLDTEVGQQQVEDLLLRLSHGIYS
- a CDS encoding beta-propeller fold lactonase family protein, with protein sequence MKSTTFVIFLALLDCTVVSAETILIADKTADTLLFFDTNAGKVTRSVPVGGNPHEVAVTPDGRVAFTANSRSNTVSVVDVASGTERRRLESPLFAYPHGMAVHPDGTTLFLTVEQKSLLVAIDVETLEIKESYPTEMQGSHMVVLSPTGDVAYLTNRESHSVTRLDTTSPGHLEHAAAGRGAEGIALTPDGRLLLAANRNDNDVILFDTSSLEPSGRIPVGEAPVRIACSPDGRRALVTHRASHQVQVLDLDSKAVTARFPVGREPGGVLFSRDGRQAFVANTGEGTLSVIDVSALKVIATHDAGEGPDGMVFVPDSPDATENDNQ